Proteins encoded within one genomic window of Streptomyces kaniharaensis:
- the prfB gene encoding peptide chain release factor 2: MAAVDPSEELKNLDTTMGSIEAVLDLDKIRADIAVLEEEAAAPTLWDDVANAQKVTSRLSFLQGELRRVEGLRGRIDDLGVLFELAEAEDDADTRAEAETELVALQKAVEELEVRTLLSGEYDAREALINIRAEAGGVDAADFAEQLMRMYLRWAERHGYPTEVYDTSYAEEAGIKSATFTVKAPYAYGTLSVEQGTHRLVRISPFDNQGRRQTSFAGVEVLPVVEQSDHVDIDEGDLRVDVYRASGPGGQGVNTTDSAVRITHLPTGIVVSCQNERSQIQNKASAMNVLQAKLLERRRQEEKAAMDALKDSGSSWGNQMRSYVLHPYQMVKDVRTAFEAGNPQAVLDGDIDGFIEAGIRWRKQRETANQA; encoded by the coding sequence GTGGCAGCCGTCGATCCTTCCGAAGAGCTCAAGAACCTCGATACGACCATGGGGTCGATCGAGGCCGTCCTCGACCTGGACAAGATCCGGGCCGACATCGCGGTCCTGGAGGAGGAGGCAGCCGCCCCCACCCTGTGGGACGACGTCGCGAACGCGCAGAAGGTGACCAGCCGGCTCTCCTTCCTCCAGGGCGAACTGCGCCGCGTCGAGGGCCTGCGCGGCCGCATCGACGACCTGGGCGTGCTGTTCGAGCTGGCCGAGGCCGAGGACGACGCGGACACCCGCGCCGAGGCCGAGACCGAGCTCGTCGCCCTCCAGAAGGCCGTCGAGGAGCTGGAGGTCCGCACCCTCCTGTCCGGCGAGTACGACGCCCGCGAGGCGCTGATCAACATCCGCGCCGAGGCCGGTGGCGTCGACGCCGCCGACTTCGCCGAGCAGCTGATGCGCATGTACCTGCGCTGGGCCGAGCGGCACGGCTACCCCACCGAGGTGTACGACACCTCGTACGCCGAAGAGGCCGGCATCAAGTCCGCGACCTTCACCGTCAAGGCGCCGTACGCCTACGGCACGCTCTCGGTCGAGCAGGGCACCCACCGCCTGGTCCGCATCTCGCCGTTCGACAACCAGGGGCGCCGGCAGACCTCCTTCGCCGGTGTCGAGGTGCTCCCGGTCGTCGAGCAGTCCGACCACGTCGACATCGACGAGGGCGACCTGCGGGTGGACGTCTACCGCGCCTCCGGCCCCGGCGGCCAGGGCGTCAACACCACCGACTCGGCGGTGCGCATCACGCACCTCCCGACCGGCATCGTGGTCTCCTGCCAGAACGAGCGCTCGCAGATCCAGAACAAGGCGTCCGCGATGAACGTCCTCCAGGCCAAGCTGCTGGAGCGGCGCCGCCAGGAGGAGAAGGCGGCGATGGACGCGCTCAAGGACAGCGGCAGCTCTTGGGGCAACCAGATGCGCTCCTACGTGCTGCACCCGTACCAGATGGTCAAGGACGTCCGCACCGCGTTCGAGGCCGGCAACCCGCAGGCCGTCCTGGACGGCGACATCGACGGCTTCATCGAGGCCGGTATCCGGTGGAGGAAGCAGCGGGAAACCGCGAACCAGGCGTGA
- a CDS encoding serine/threonine-protein kinase encodes MARKIGSRYTVHQVIGRGSAGTVWRGEGPDGPVAVKLLREDLASDQVLVGRFVQERAALTSLDHPRVVGVRDMVVDGSDLALVMELVQGTDLRSRLERDGALPPQTAASIIADVADGLAAAHAAGIVHRDVKPENVLLDLAAAPGPGGAPRAKLTDFGVARLVDAPRRTRATRIIGTPDYLAPEIIEGLEPRAAVDIYALATVLYELLAGFTPFGGGHTGAVLRRHVTEQVPPIPGLPDGLWRIISECLAKAPASRLRAAELAARLREQLPALAGLPVIAVPSQGRAPAEEALTPGEAVYAEVDAGPGVHKRRRGPAVPLVPGAVPDSTRDTHTSLRRPSADELAAYAAESRAQRTAPGTAHRRDRQVLLRRRRLLAVVLATVLLLAGAAAAWTAFAAAAPDAGHPARPAVHSTAPRAP; translated from the coding sequence TTGGCACGCAAGATCGGCAGCCGGTACACCGTCCACCAGGTGATCGGCCGGGGTTCGGCCGGGACGGTCTGGCGCGGTGAGGGACCGGACGGCCCGGTGGCGGTCAAGCTGCTGCGCGAGGACCTGGCCTCCGACCAGGTGCTGGTCGGCCGCTTCGTGCAGGAACGCGCCGCGCTGACCAGCCTCGACCACCCCCGGGTGGTCGGCGTCCGCGACATGGTCGTCGACGGCAGCGACCTCGCCCTCGTCATGGAACTCGTCCAGGGCACCGACCTGCGCTCCCGGCTCGAACGCGACGGCGCCCTGCCCCCGCAGACCGCCGCCTCGATCATCGCCGACGTCGCCGACGGCCTGGCCGCCGCGCACGCGGCCGGCATCGTCCACCGCGACGTCAAGCCGGAGAACGTCCTGCTCGACCTCGCCGCCGCGCCCGGCCCCGGCGGCGCCCCGCGCGCCAAGCTCACCGACTTCGGCGTGGCCCGCCTGGTCGACGCCCCGCGCCGCACCCGGGCCACCCGGATCATCGGCACCCCCGACTACCTCGCCCCCGAGATCATCGAGGGCCTGGAGCCGCGCGCCGCCGTCGACATCTACGCCCTCGCCACGGTGCTCTACGAGCTGCTGGCCGGCTTCACCCCCTTCGGCGGCGGCCACACCGGCGCCGTGCTGCGCCGCCACGTCACCGAGCAGGTGCCGCCGATCCCCGGCCTGCCGGACGGCCTGTGGCGGATCATCTCCGAGTGCCTGGCCAAGGCCCCCGCCTCCCGGCTGCGGGCCGCCGAACTGGCCGCCCGGCTGCGCGAGCAGCTGCCCGCGCTGGCCGGCCTGCCGGTGATCGCCGTCCCCTCCCAGGGCCGCGCCCCGGCCGAGGAGGCGCTCACCCCCGGCGAGGCCGTCTACGCCGAGGTGGACGCCGGGCCCGGCGTCCACAAGCGCCGCCGCGGCCCGGCCGTCCCGCTGGTGCCCGGCGCCGTCCCGGACTCCACCCGGGACACCCACACCAGTCTGCGCCGCCCCTCCGCGGACGAGCTGGCCGCGTACGCCGCGGAGTCCCGCGCCCAGCGCACCGCCCCCGGCACCGCCCACCGCCGAGACCGGCAGGTCCTGCTGCGCCGCCGCCGGCTGCTCGCCGTCGTGCTCGCCACCGTCCTGCTGCTGGCGGGTGCCGCCGCGGCCTGGACGGCCTTCGCGGCCGCCGCCCCGGACGCCGGTCACCCGGCCCGCCCGGCCGTGCACAGCACCGCCCCACGGGCGCCGTAG
- a CDS encoding FtsK/SpoIIIE domain-containing protein codes for MQIRLTVLRPRSGPTAAGTAIPYVDVLVTAPVGTTLGALAGALAGAVGVRGPRSATHVHLYAGAHRVDEHTLLGHPPLLDGAVLSLNEPDPTADDPDDAPAAAELRVVGGPDAGGVHRLHGREIRIGRSGEADVPLDDPDVSRLHLSLHLADDGRVGVRDLGSTNGTTLDGRIVPPGPAEEAVPLDPGALVRIGESTLLLATPEPAAEPARAALPDGHGHLQLSAPGPVRPAPPVVEPPAAPEPATGRRGGLLSLRLGRTAEPPGQESAERHHAAVRIRQAAAQRERWPDLATLLLNAIGPGPRLWERGPGHPDALTLRLGTADLPAGPGTTPGTLLPAVPVTLDLQTAGSLGLCGPRERLDALTRAVVAQLAALHPPSGLSLVVVDADPARSAQDRADTWAWALWLPHLRPTESQDCRLLLGLDDDQATARLTELTSRLSGPIGLGGHPATVVVVDGRPAADAARQALDLLLRQGPAVGIFPICLAEQPELLPRGLGATALITGEVGTHLSLNRPGARGRDSLHEISLDAVSDAWAERLARVLAPLREAAPTTRGPLPDALRLLDLLQLDTVTPAKLSARWDAHAGGIGAATALLGTTRDELCTLDLADPELTLPSPDPGGPHLLIGGARGSGKTELLRTLVASLAVSERPERLAVTIIEGRATEEGLDGCTELPHVTGRVNAATDPRQALLTAEALEDELALRERLFDGLDFASWHAARILDAGVDADRPQMPVPATVGAASALARRVVPQRSAEEPRPGGAPAAPVPARLIVVVDDYDALLAPTSPAGRPLARALAAVARRGGPLGVHLAVTTGRPEDSAGTVVDEAALLRIALRTEDPADSDLLIHLGDAAALPEDTPGRGYLRLPDGGVSAFQAARISGRIPRTATLRPTVVAIDPLQLGAPPARRPVRELGNGPTDLALLASALQRAARS; via the coding sequence ATGCAGATCCGGCTGACCGTCCTCCGACCGCGCAGCGGCCCGACCGCCGCCGGCACCGCCATCCCCTACGTGGACGTACTGGTCACCGCGCCCGTCGGCACCACGCTCGGCGCCCTCGCCGGGGCCCTCGCCGGAGCCGTCGGCGTGCGCGGACCCCGGTCCGCCACCCACGTGCACCTCTATGCCGGGGCGCACCGCGTCGACGAGCACACCCTGCTCGGCCATCCCCCGCTGCTCGACGGCGCCGTGCTCAGCCTGAACGAGCCCGACCCGACCGCCGACGACCCCGACGACGCCCCCGCGGCCGCCGAACTGCGCGTGGTCGGCGGGCCCGACGCCGGCGGCGTGCACCGGCTGCACGGCCGGGAGATCCGGATCGGCCGCTCCGGCGAGGCCGACGTCCCGCTCGACGACCCGGACGTCTCCCGGCTGCACCTGTCCCTGCACCTCGCCGACGACGGCCGGGTCGGCGTCCGCGACCTCGGCTCCACCAACGGCACCACCCTGGACGGCCGGATCGTCCCGCCCGGCCCCGCGGAAGAGGCCGTCCCGCTCGACCCCGGCGCGCTGGTGCGGATCGGCGAGTCCACCCTGCTGCTCGCCACCCCCGAGCCCGCCGCCGAGCCCGCCCGGGCCGCCCTGCCCGACGGCCACGGCCACCTCCAGCTCTCCGCCCCCGGCCCGGTCCGGCCCGCGCCGCCCGTCGTCGAGCCGCCCGCCGCCCCCGAGCCCGCCACCGGCCGCAGAGGCGGGCTGCTCTCGCTGCGGCTCGGCCGCACCGCCGAACCGCCCGGCCAGGAGAGCGCCGAGCGCCACCACGCCGCCGTCCGGATCCGCCAGGCCGCCGCCCAGCGCGAGCGCTGGCCCGACCTCGCCACCCTGCTGCTCAACGCGATCGGCCCCGGCCCCCGGCTCTGGGAGCGCGGCCCCGGCCACCCCGACGCGCTCACCCTGCGGCTGGGCACCGCCGACCTCCCCGCCGGCCCCGGCACCACGCCCGGCACGCTGCTGCCCGCCGTCCCCGTCACCCTCGACCTGCAGACCGCCGGCAGCCTCGGCCTCTGCGGCCCGCGCGAGCGGCTGGACGCGCTCACCCGCGCCGTCGTCGCCCAGCTCGCCGCCCTGCACCCGCCGAGCGGCCTCAGCCTCGTCGTCGTCGACGCCGACCCCGCGCGCAGCGCACAGGACCGCGCCGACACCTGGGCCTGGGCACTCTGGCTGCCCCACCTGCGCCCCACCGAGAGCCAGGACTGCCGCCTCCTGCTCGGCCTCGACGACGACCAGGCCACCGCCCGGCTCACCGAGCTCACCAGCCGGCTCAGCGGCCCGATCGGCCTCGGCGGCCACCCCGCCACCGTCGTCGTGGTCGACGGCCGCCCGGCCGCCGACGCCGCCCGGCAGGCGCTCGACCTGCTGCTGCGCCAGGGCCCGGCGGTCGGCATCTTCCCGATCTGCCTCGCCGAGCAGCCCGAACTGCTCCCCCGCGGCCTCGGCGCCACCGCCCTGATCACCGGCGAGGTCGGCACCCACCTCTCCCTCAACCGCCCCGGCGCCCGGGGCCGCGACAGCCTGCACGAGATCTCGCTGGACGCCGTCTCCGACGCCTGGGCCGAACGGCTGGCCCGCGTCCTCGCCCCGCTGCGCGAGGCCGCCCCCACCACCCGCGGCCCGTTGCCCGACGCCCTGCGGCTGCTCGACCTGCTCCAGCTCGACACCGTCACCCCGGCCAAGCTGTCCGCCCGCTGGGACGCCCACGCCGGCGGCATCGGCGCCGCCACCGCACTGCTCGGCACCACCCGCGACGAGCTCTGCACGCTCGACCTCGCCGACCCCGAACTCACCCTCCCCTCCCCCGACCCGGGCGGCCCGCACCTGCTGATCGGCGGCGCGCGCGGCTCCGGCAAGACGGAGCTGCTGCGCACCCTGGTCGCCTCGCTCGCCGTCTCCGAGCGGCCCGAACGGCTGGCCGTCACGATCATCGAGGGCCGGGCCACCGAGGAAGGGCTGGACGGCTGCACCGAGCTGCCGCACGTCACCGGGCGGGTCAACGCCGCCACCGACCCGCGCCAGGCGCTGCTCACCGCGGAGGCCCTGGAGGACGAACTCGCGCTGCGCGAGCGGCTGTTCGACGGCCTGGACTTCGCCTCCTGGCACGCCGCCCGCATCCTGGACGCGGGCGTCGACGCCGACCGCCCACAGATGCCGGTGCCCGCCACCGTCGGAGCCGCATCGGCCCTGGCGCGCCGGGTCGTCCCGCAGCGCAGCGCTGAGGAACCCCGGCCGGGCGGCGCCCCCGCCGCTCCCGTCCCCGCCCGCCTGATCGTCGTCGTCGACGACTACGACGCCCTGCTCGCCCCCACATCCCCGGCCGGCCGCCCTCTCGCCCGCGCCCTCGCAGCCGTCGCCCGCCGCGGCGGGCCGCTCGGCGTCCACCTCGCGGTCACCACCGGCCGGCCGGAGGACAGTGCCGGCACCGTGGTCGACGAGGCCGCCCTGCTCCGGATCGCCCTGCGCACCGAGGACCCGGCCGACTCCGACCTGCTGATCCACCTCGGCGACGCCGCCGCCCTCCCCGAGGACACCCCCGGCCGCGGCTACCTGCGCCTGCCGGACGGCGGCGTGTCCGCCTTCCAGGCCGCCCGGATCAGCGGCCGCATCCCCCGCACCGCGACCCTGCGCCCGACCGTGGTCGCGATAGACCCGCTCCAGCTCGGCGCCCCGCCCGCCCGCCGCCCGGTCCGCGAACTCGGCAACGGCCCCACCGACCTCGCCCTCCTCGCCAGCGCCCTCCAACGCGCGGCCCGCTCGTAG
- a CDS encoding serine/threonine-protein kinase gives MRPVGSKYLLEETLGRGATGTVWRGRVRPDVELPGSEPGQLVAIKVLREELAADPDVVMRFLRERALLLRLTHPNIVRVRDLVVEGELLALVMDLVEGPDLAHYLRANGPFSPIAGALLMAQVADALAASHADGIVHRDLKPANVLLASTLVDGTEQMHPLLTDFGIARLADSPGITRTHEFVGTPAYVAPESAEGRAQTSAVDVYGAGIMLYELVTGRQPFQGDGALAILQAHMAQEPQRPSTMPEPLWTVIERCLRKDPAQRPSATSLAQALRVVAGGVGVHASPAAVDAALAVGALLLPDPQPASVPGTAPAAPAASEDRTQVLPAGQGGPQYDPAAATQMMGTQPPPAAPYGAADRTRVMPPTAVPPPPPGPPQEQAPHPWQTQLRAARDRNQQTQVGYFGPEDFEDPQVAPPPFQAGQGGQHGPGGYQPQPPGGYRQAPPPGYAQRPPVAPPPFQVGQSGQVGQGAQGGGRPQPPGGYRQAPAGYGQSQAGYPPPPPPTPVPRRAEPPAPQRREPPQRREEPPAPPRREPAPPRREPAPPRREPAPPRERRPRSRNRMYIPGLGCLKGCLMVLLVLAVAAVALWNFTPLPHYWDNVQSWYHTASDWVTSMFASAKK, from the coding sequence GTGCGGCCAGTCGGCAGCAAGTATCTGCTTGAGGAGACCCTCGGACGGGGGGCCACCGGCACCGTCTGGCGCGGTCGGGTGCGCCCCGATGTCGAGCTGCCCGGCAGCGAGCCCGGGCAGCTCGTGGCGATCAAGGTGCTGCGCGAGGAACTGGCGGCCGACCCGGACGTCGTGATGCGCTTCCTGCGCGAGCGCGCCCTGCTGCTGCGGCTCACCCACCCCAACATCGTCCGGGTCCGCGACCTGGTGGTCGAGGGCGAGCTGCTGGCCCTGGTGATGGACCTCGTCGAGGGCCCCGACCTGGCCCACTACCTGCGCGCCAACGGCCCGTTCAGCCCGATCGCGGGCGCCCTCCTGATGGCCCAGGTCGCGGACGCGCTCGCGGCCAGCCACGCGGACGGGATCGTCCACCGCGACCTCAAGCCGGCCAACGTCCTGCTCGCCTCCACCCTGGTGGACGGCACCGAGCAGATGCACCCGCTGCTGACCGACTTCGGCATCGCCCGCCTCGCCGACTCCCCGGGCATCACCCGCACCCACGAGTTCGTCGGCACCCCGGCCTACGTGGCCCCGGAGTCCGCCGAAGGCCGGGCGCAGACCTCCGCGGTGGACGTGTACGGCGCCGGGATCATGTTGTACGAGCTGGTCACCGGCCGCCAGCCGTTCCAGGGCGACGGCGCGCTCGCGATCCTCCAGGCGCACATGGCGCAGGAGCCGCAGCGGCCCAGCACCATGCCCGAGCCGCTCTGGACGGTGATCGAGCGCTGCCTGCGCAAGGACCCCGCGCAGCGGCCGAGCGCCACCTCGCTGGCGCAGGCGCTGCGGGTGGTCGCGGGCGGCGTCGGCGTGCACGCCTCCCCGGCGGCGGTGGACGCGGCGCTCGCCGTCGGCGCGCTGCTGCTGCCGGACCCGCAGCCGGCGTCGGTGCCGGGCACCGCCCCGGCCGCGCCGGCGGCGAGCGAGGACCGCACCCAGGTGCTCCCGGCCGGCCAGGGCGGCCCGCAGTACGACCCGGCCGCGGCGACCCAGATGATGGGCACCCAGCCGCCGCCGGCCGCCCCGTACGGCGCCGCGGACCGCACCCGGGTGATGCCGCCCACCGCGGTGCCCCCGCCCCCGCCCGGCCCGCCGCAGGAGCAGGCGCCGCACCCCTGGCAGACGCAGCTGCGCGCCGCCCGGGACCGCAACCAGCAGACCCAGGTCGGCTACTTCGGGCCGGAGGACTTCGAGGACCCGCAGGTCGCCCCGCCGCCCTTCCAGGCCGGACAGGGGGGGCAGCACGGGCCGGGGGGCTACCAGCCGCAGCCCCCCGGCGGCTACCGCCAGGCCCCGCCGCCCGGCTACGCCCAGCGCCCGCCGGTCGCCCCGCCGCCCTTCCAGGTCGGGCAGAGCGGCCAGGTCGGGCAGGGGGCCCAGGGCGGCGGCCGTCCGCAGCCGCCGGGCGGTTACCGGCAGGCCCCCGCCGGCTACGGGCAGTCGCAGGCCGGCTACCCGCCGCCGCCCCCGCCCACCCCGGTGCCGCGCCGGGCCGAGCCGCCCGCGCCGCAGCGCCGGGAGCCCCCGCAGCGCCGCGAGGAGCCGCCCGCACCGCCTCGCCGCGAGCCCGCACCGCCTCGCCGCGAGCCCGCGCCGCCCCGCCGTGAGCCGGCCCCGCCGCGCGAGCGCCGCCCGCGCAGCCGCAACCGGATGTACATCCCGGGGCTCGGCTGCCTCAAGGGCTGCCTGATGGTGCTGCTGGTGCTGGCCGTCGCCGCCGTGGCGCTGTGGAACTTCACGCCGCTGCCGCACTACTGGGACAACGTGCAGAGCTGGTACCACACCGCGAGCGACTGGGTGACCAGCATGTTCGCCAGCGCGAAGAAGTGA